From the Acidobacteriota bacterium genome, the window GCTGGTCGAGGCCGAGCCTTTGGCCGAGCGCCTCGACGGTTTCGATTTCGGCGGTCGATCGCTGCTCAACCGAACGTCGGAGCAAGGGTTCCGCTTCGCCCACTACAGCATCCAAGAGTTCCTTCTTGCCCAAGCGCTCGTCAGCGATGGGAGCCGGGCCCTCGAGGGCCAGCTCAGGGCGACGGATCAGCTGGTGGCGTTCCTGATCTCGTGGCTGAACGAAAAGCCGGCGCAGCGATTCGCCCAGGTGCCCTGGAGCCGGATCGATTTCGGCGATATCGAGATCGATCTCGTCAGCCTGCTGCCCGAGGACCTCGTCGGTGCCAACCTGCGGGGTGTGCCGCTCTATGGCGCCGACCTGCGCGGCCGTGATCTGCAGTGGGTCGATCTACGTGGCGCCGACCTCCGGTTTGCCGACCTGCGCGACGCGGACCTCTCCTTCGGCCGCTTCGCCAGGGCCACCCTCACCGGCGCCAGGCTCGACGGCGCGACCTTGGAGGGGGCCGGCTTTCTGGGCTGCGTCGGCCTGGAAGTGTGGCTGCCGCCAACGGTCGGAGCGCCGGCGCCGAGCGCCCTGCGAGACGTGTCTCAGCGGGTTGGCCAGGTCGCCGTGCAGATCGCCTGGCACCCGAACGGCAGAGCGCTCGCCGCGTGTATGGACAATGGTCAGGTGGCGATATGGGACTCCCGTACCGGCCACGTCTTACAGCGTTTGCAGGCGCCGGAAGCGATGTGCTGTCTTGCCTGGCGACCCGATGGCGCGCGGCTGGCGACGGGCTCAGACCAAGGCACCTTGCGGATCTGGCGAACCGGGAGCGGCGACCTCAGGCTTGCCAAACGCAGCCATCGGGACCGGATCCACGCCGTGGGCTGGAGTCCGCACGGCGTACAGATCGCCACGTCTTCCGAGGATTCGCGGGTCTGTATTCGCGATGCTGGGACGGGCAAGCTGCGGCACTTCTTGGAAGGCCATACGGATCCCGTCTACGCGGTTGCCTGGTCGCGGGACGGCAAGCGTCTCGTTTCGGGCTCCGAAGATAGTACGGTGAGGATCTGGAACCCATTGACCAACGAGCTGCTCGCTACCTGGCGGATTCACCGCGAAGCGATGCGGGCGGTCGCCGTTTCGCCGACGGATGATCGGTTCGCCGTAGCCTTCGATGACGGGACGGTTCGGATTTTCAGCTCGAGCGACAGCTCGATCCAGACTTTGAAGGGCCACACGACCTGGGTCGGGGCACTCGCCTGGTCGCCAACCAGCGCCCGCCTCGCCTCCGGCGACGACCGGGGCTCAGTCAAGCTCTGGGAGCTGTCGTCGGGCGAGAGTACCATCGGATTTCGCGCCAGCGAGCTCGGCATCCGCTCGCTCGCCTGGGACAATACCGGCAGGCGTCTCGCCGCCGCTTCCTACGCCAGCGCGATCAAGATCTGGGGCCCGCGCTCCTTCGCCACGCCCTTGCAGGTCCTCGAGCCCGGAGAAGGTGAGCTCCAGGCGGACGGCTGGGCGCTGTACGAGCCGGAA encodes:
- a CDS encoding pentapeptide repeat-containing protein, whose protein sequence is LVEAEPLAERLDGFDFGGRSLLNRTSEQGFRFAHYSIQEFLLAQALVSDGSRALEGQLRATDQLVAFLISWLNEKPAQRFAQVPWSRIDFGDIEIDLVSLLPEDLVGANLRGVPLYGADLRGRDLQWVDLRGADLRFADLRDADLSFGRFARATLTGARLDGATLEGAGFLGCVGLEVWLPPTVGAPAPSALRDVSQRVGQVAVQIAWHPNGRALAACMDNGQVAIWDSRTGHVLQRLQAPEAMCCLAWRPDGARLATGSDQGTLRIWRTGSGDLRLAKRSHRDRIHAVGWSPHGVQIATSSEDSRVCIRDAGTGKLRHFLEGHTDPVYAVAWSRDGKRLVSGSEDSTVRIWNPLTNELLATWRIHREAMRAVAVSPTDDRFAVAFDDGTVRIFSSSDSSIQTLKGHTTWVGALAWSPTSARLASGDDRGSVKLWELSSGESTIGFRASELGIRSLAWDNTGRRLAAASYASAIKIWGPRSFATPLQVLEPGEGELQADGWALYEPEDLGED